Proteins encoded by one window of Nostoc sp. ATCC 53789:
- a CDS encoding four helix bundle protein, translating to MEKKKIETFEDLRVWQKEIELVKQIYLLTKDGELSRDFGLRDQLQRRGKGKWVREKGSFAKFFLYTV from the coding sequence ATGGAAAAGAAGAAAATTGAGACTTTTGAAGATTTGAGAGTATGGCAGAAAGAAATTGAATTAGTTAAACAAATATATTTGTTAACTAAAGATGGAGAACTGAGTAGAGATTTTGGTTTAAGAGATCAATTACAAAGAAGGGGGAAAGGGAAATGGGTAAGGGAGAAAGGAAGCTTTGCAAAGTTCTTTCTCTATACGGTATAG
- a CDS encoding four helix bundle protein: MFPFPLFPFPFSPDLLRRASVSVPRNIAEGFERASRREYVNFLNIAKGSAGEIRSLLRVALEVGYLEQPTYTQLYNQAVELSRMLSNQIQAINQSLQ, encoded by the coding sequence TTGTTTCCCTTTCCCCTTTTTCCCTTCCCCTTTTCCCCTGATTTATTACGGCGTGCTTCAGTATCAGTTCCAAGAAATATTGCAGAAGGATTTGAAAGAGCTTCTCGAAGAGAATACGTAAACTTTCTCAATATTGCTAAAGGTTCCGCAGGAGAAATTCGTAGTCTTTTAAGAGTCGCATTAGAAGTTGGCTATTTAGAACAACCAACTTATACCCAACTTTACAACCAAGCTGTAGAGTTAAGCCGTATGCTATCAAATCAAATCCAAGCCATAAATCAATCTCTCCAATAA